A genome region from Streptomyces sp. NBC_01296 includes the following:
- a CDS encoding ATP-binding protein — protein sequence MPVSAAPRPPHAAEADEPPQRRLYRSADGRMLGGVARGLAGHLGLPVIWVRLAFLGLFMWGDGLGVLLYAAFWVFVPLGVGGRTGHRSFFETLPDGTRRLRKPDKGQITALIALCIGAGIFISKVQVGGASGRYVWPTLLVGAGVVLVWRQADNARRAHWGAAAGRNARLLQMARGFAGVALVGVGLTVFIVVRGSAAQLGNVLTAALAVLVGIALLAGPWLIRMTQDLSEERLMRIRAQERAEVAAHVHDSVLHTLTLIQRNAEDVGEVRRLARAQERELRNWLYKPEGTGKDEAEEPATLAEAVKKTAAEVEDHHGVPIEVVVVGDCPLDEKLAAQVQAAREAMVNAAKYGGEGGPVQVYAEVEGQTVFVSVRDRGPGFDIDAVPDDRMGVRESIIGRMQRNGGTARLRSAPDGGTEVELEMERAANAA from the coding sequence ATGCCCGTTTCCGCCGCCCCCCGTCCCCCGCACGCAGCAGAAGCCGACGAACCGCCGCAGCGCAGGCTCTACCGCAGCGCCGACGGCCGGATGCTCGGCGGTGTCGCGCGCGGTCTCGCCGGGCACCTCGGGCTGCCCGTCATCTGGGTCCGGCTCGCCTTCCTCGGCCTGTTCATGTGGGGCGACGGCCTGGGCGTGCTGCTGTACGCCGCGTTCTGGGTCTTCGTACCGCTGGGCGTCGGCGGGCGCACCGGCCACCGCTCCTTCTTCGAGACCCTCCCCGACGGCACCCGGCGCCTGCGCAAGCCCGACAAGGGGCAGATCACCGCGCTCATCGCACTGTGCATCGGCGCCGGGATCTTCATCTCCAAGGTCCAGGTCGGCGGCGCGTCCGGACGCTACGTGTGGCCGACGCTGCTGGTCGGCGCCGGCGTGGTCCTCGTATGGCGGCAGGCCGACAATGCCCGCCGCGCCCACTGGGGTGCCGCCGCCGGGCGCAACGCCCGCCTCCTGCAGATGGCCCGCGGGTTCGCCGGGGTCGCGCTGGTCGGCGTGGGCCTGACCGTGTTCATCGTCGTACGCGGCTCCGCGGCGCAGCTCGGCAACGTGCTGACCGCAGCCCTCGCCGTCCTCGTCGGCATCGCGCTGCTCGCCGGGCCCTGGCTGATCCGGATGACCCAGGACCTCTCCGAGGAGCGCCTGATGCGCATCCGCGCCCAGGAGCGCGCCGAGGTCGCCGCCCACGTGCACGACTCGGTGCTGCACACGCTCACCCTGATCCAGCGCAACGCGGAGGACGTGGGCGAGGTGCGCCGCCTCGCCCGCGCCCAGGAGCGGGAGCTGCGGAACTGGCTGTACAAGCCGGAGGGCACCGGCAAGGACGAGGCCGAGGAGCCGGCCACCCTCGCGGAAGCCGTCAAGAAGACGGCCGCCGAGGTGGAGGACCACCACGGGGTCCCGATCGAGGTCGTCGTGGTCGGCGACTGCCCGCTGGACGAGAAGCTCGCCGCACAGGTCCAGGCCGCGCGCGAGGCGATGGTCAACGCCGCCAAGTACGGTGGCGAGGGAGGGCCGGTGCAGGTGTACGCCGAGGTGGAGGGGCAGACGGTCTTCGTGTCCGTACGGGACCGGGGACCGGGCTTCGACATCGACGCGGTACCGGACGACCGCATGGGCGTACGAGAATCGATCATCGGCCGGATGCAGCGCAACGGCGGGACCGCACGGCTGCGGTCCGCGCCCGACGGCGGCACGGAAGTCGAGCTGGAGATGGAGAGGGCGGCGAACGCAGCATGA
- a CDS encoding LuxR C-terminal-related transcriptional regulator: protein MTEETGSGGVARSVRVVLVDDHRMFRTGVQAEIGETARTGVEVVGEAADVDQAVTVITATRPEVVLLDVHLPGGGGVEVLRRCAPLMSAAEDPVRFLALSVSDAAEDVIGVIRGGARGYVTKTITGTDLVDSVFRVQEGDAVFSPRLAGFVLDAFASTDAPPVDEDLDRLTQREREVLRLIARGYAYKEIAKQLFISVKTVESHVSAVLRKLQLSNRHELTRWATARRLV, encoded by the coding sequence ATGACCGAAGAGACCGGCAGCGGGGGAGTGGCCAGGAGCGTTCGGGTGGTGCTCGTCGACGACCACCGGATGTTCCGTACGGGCGTGCAGGCCGAGATCGGCGAGACCGCCCGGACCGGCGTCGAGGTCGTCGGCGAGGCGGCCGACGTCGACCAGGCCGTCACCGTCATCACCGCCACCCGGCCCGAGGTGGTCCTGCTCGACGTGCACCTGCCCGGCGGCGGCGGCGTCGAGGTGCTGCGGCGCTGCGCCCCGCTGATGTCGGCGGCCGAGGACCCGGTGCGGTTCCTGGCCCTGTCGGTGTCGGACGCGGCCGAGGACGTCATCGGGGTCATCCGGGGCGGCGCACGCGGGTACGTCACCAAGACCATCACCGGGACCGACCTGGTCGACTCGGTCTTCCGGGTGCAGGAGGGCGACGCGGTGTTCTCGCCGCGGCTCGCGGGCTTCGTGCTCGACGCTTTCGCCTCGACGGACGCGCCGCCGGTCGACGAGGACCTGGACCGCCTCACGCAGCGCGAGCGCGAGGTGCTGCGGCTGATCGCGCGCGGTTACGCGTACAAGGAGATCGCCAAGCAGCTGTTCATCTCGGTGAAGACCGTCGAATCGCACGTCTCGGCGGTGCTCAGGAAGCTCCAGCTCTCCAACCGGCACGAGCTGACCCGCTGGGCGACGGCGCGCCGCCTGGTCTGA
- a CDS encoding helix-turn-helix domain-containing protein — MSTDYQQAREALGIRLRELRLAAAGGRLTGAALARRLGWPQPKVSKLENGRQTATPEDLRAWSDGTGQPEAYDELLARLRGFESHIRSWRRQLSSGHKRVQDTHLAAHGDATVLRGWETSMVMGILQTPDYARSVFTRYAELQQSPRDTEEAVRSRMRRQEALYDPTKRFHLLMWEAALHARICPPAVLGAQLDRLLGVIGLDTVELGIVPLGAALQIPPATGFWMYDDRQVIVETWHAELWLDDADSVATHLRVWNTLRESAVYGADAQRVIGEARRAL, encoded by the coding sequence GTGAGCACGGACTATCAGCAGGCGCGGGAAGCGCTTGGCATACGGCTGCGCGAACTCCGTCTCGCGGCTGCTGGTGGCCGGCTCACCGGTGCGGCGCTGGCCCGGCGGCTCGGTTGGCCCCAGCCCAAGGTGAGCAAGCTGGAGAACGGCAGGCAGACCGCGACCCCCGAGGACCTGCGCGCCTGGTCCGACGGGACCGGTCAGCCGGAGGCGTACGACGAACTGCTGGCCCGGCTCCGGGGTTTCGAGAGCCACATCCGCTCATGGCGGCGCCAGTTGAGCTCGGGCCACAAACGCGTGCAGGACACGCACCTCGCCGCGCACGGCGACGCCACCGTGCTCCGGGGATGGGAGACGTCCATGGTCATGGGGATCTTGCAGACGCCCGACTATGCGCGGTCCGTCTTCACCCGCTACGCCGAGCTTCAGCAGTCTCCCCGGGACACGGAAGAGGCCGTCCGCTCGCGCATGCGCCGACAAGAGGCGCTGTACGACCCGACCAAGCGCTTCCACCTCCTGATGTGGGAGGCCGCGCTCCACGCCCGGATCTGCCCGCCCGCCGTGCTCGGCGCTCAGCTCGACCGTCTGCTGGGGGTGATCGGCCTCGACACCGTGGAGCTCGGGATCGTTCCCCTCGGTGCGGCGCTCCAGATCCCCCCGGCCACGGGGTTCTGGATGTACGACGACCGTCAGGTCATCGTCGAGACCTGGCACGCCGAGCTGTGGCTGGACGATGCCGACAGTGTCGCCACCCACCTCCGGGTCTGGAACACCCTGCGGGAATCCGCCGTCTACGGGGCCGACGCCCAGCGCGTGATCGGGGAGGCGCGGCGGGCGCTGTGA
- the guaA gene encoding glutamine-hydrolyzing GMP synthase, whose protein sequence is MPEAPSAAHDSAPDTVLVVDFGAQYAQLIARRVREARVYSEIVPSTMPVAEMLAKDPKAIILSGGPSSVYEEGAPRLDDADALFGAGVPVFGMCYGFQLMATTLGGTVDNTGAREYGRTPLAVSKAGSTLFEGTPENQSVWMSHGDACSAAPEGFSVTASTNVVPVAAFENDEKKLYGVQYHPEVMHSTHGQQVLEHFLYRGAGLEPSWTTGNIVEEQIAAIREQVGDKRAICGLSGGVDSAVAAALVQKAIGSQLTCVYVDHGLMRKGETEQVEKDFVAATGVQLKVVDAQERFLSALAGVSDPETKRKIIGREFIRVFEQAQLEILQEDGPAVAFLVQGTLYPDVVESGGGTGTANIKSHHNVGGLPDDIEFELVEPLRQLFKDEVRMVGQELGLPDEIVQRQPFPGPGLGIRIVGEVTKDRLDLLREADAIARHELTAAGLDREIWQCPVVLLADVRSVGVQGDGRTYGHPIVLRPVSSEDAMTADWTRMPYEVLARISTRITNEVPDVNRVVLDCTSKPPGTIEWE, encoded by the coding sequence GTGCCAGAAGCACCCTCCGCCGCCCACGACAGCGCCCCGGACACGGTTCTCGTCGTCGACTTCGGCGCCCAGTACGCCCAGCTCATCGCCCGCCGCGTCCGCGAGGCTCGGGTCTACAGCGAGATCGTGCCCAGCACGATGCCCGTGGCCGAGATGCTCGCCAAGGACCCGAAGGCGATCATCCTCTCCGGCGGCCCGTCCTCCGTGTACGAGGAGGGCGCTCCGCGCCTGGACGACGCCGACGCCCTCTTCGGGGCCGGCGTTCCCGTCTTCGGCATGTGCTACGGCTTCCAGCTGATGGCGACCACCCTCGGCGGCACCGTCGACAACACCGGCGCGCGCGAGTACGGCCGCACCCCGCTGGCCGTCTCCAAGGCCGGCTCCACCCTCTTCGAGGGCACCCCCGAGAACCAGTCGGTGTGGATGTCCCACGGCGACGCCTGCTCCGCCGCCCCCGAGGGCTTCAGCGTCACCGCGTCGACGAACGTCGTCCCCGTCGCCGCCTTCGAGAACGACGAGAAGAAGCTGTACGGGGTCCAGTACCACCCCGAGGTCATGCACTCCACGCACGGCCAGCAGGTGCTGGAGCACTTCCTCTACCGCGGCGCCGGCCTCGAGCCCAGCTGGACCACCGGCAACATCGTCGAGGAGCAGATCGCGGCCATCCGCGAGCAGGTCGGCGACAAGCGCGCCATCTGCGGCCTCTCCGGCGGCGTGGACTCCGCGGTCGCCGCGGCCCTCGTCCAGAAGGCCATCGGCTCCCAGCTGACCTGCGTGTACGTCGACCACGGCCTGATGCGCAAGGGCGAGACCGAGCAGGTCGAGAAGGACTTCGTCGCCGCCACCGGCGTGCAGCTGAAGGTCGTCGACGCGCAGGAGCGCTTCCTGAGCGCGCTCGCCGGCGTCTCCGACCCGGAGACCAAGCGGAAGATCATCGGCCGCGAGTTCATCCGCGTCTTCGAGCAGGCCCAGCTGGAGATCCTCCAGGAGGACGGCCCCGCGGTCGCCTTCCTGGTCCAGGGCACCCTGTACCCGGACGTCGTCGAGTCCGGCGGCGGCACCGGCACCGCGAACATCAAGTCGCACCACAACGTGGGCGGCCTGCCCGACGACATCGAGTTCGAGCTCGTCGAGCCGCTGCGCCAGCTGTTCAAGGACGAGGTCCGGATGGTCGGCCAGGAGCTCGGCCTGCCCGACGAGATCGTCCAGCGCCAGCCCTTCCCGGGCCCCGGCCTCGGCATCCGCATCGTCGGCGAGGTCACCAAGGACCGTCTGGACCTGCTCCGCGAGGCCGACGCCATCGCCCGCCACGAGCTGACCGCGGCCGGCCTGGACCGCGAGATCTGGCAGTGCCCGGTCGTCCTGCTCGCGGACGTCCGCAGCGTCGGCGTCCAGGGCGACGGCCGCACGTACGGCCACCCGATCGTGCTGCGCCCCGTCTCCTCCGAGGACGCGATGACCGCGGACTGGACGCGCATGCCGTACGAGGTGCTCGCCCGGATCTCCACCCGCATCACCAACGAGGTGCCGGACGTGAACCGCGTGGTCCTCGACTGCACGAGCAAGCCCCCGGGCACCATCGAGTGGGAGTAG
- a CDS encoding PspC domain-containing protein translates to MTKHDSPPSPAGADAAPPPGDRAADGSADRPADRAADRPPLRRSKRDKVLAGVCGGLGRYFDLDPAIFRIVLGVLAVTGGVGLIFYGFAWLLLPVEGEDDSEAKKLLTGRVEGATLAAVFAALVGCALFLSMLDNGGLAVFSVLVILALGGASYWSQRRRAAAAPEAEPQAAHRPGPPETQAPPVPGAPSWWRDPLVKDGTTGPVGTTGYLWGPDDSAEAAADTAGGKAAAAPERPAAPKVPRGGIGGRVFVLALLAGGAATASVWQGSTLSHALQIGLASALAVFGLGLAVSSVKGRTGFGTVLLAMITAGLLAGASALPREIGTDWKAVAWRPAAVADVKPLYTAGTGLATLDLSRLDVPKGTTLTVRAGVEAGRLKVIVPREVTAQADVSVKLGDIRLPGDTSQDVRIKSGGETQQATLKPPAGTEAGGTIELHLNAGVGQVEVARAAS, encoded by the coding sequence ATGACCAAGCACGACTCCCCGCCGTCGCCGGCCGGTGCCGACGCGGCACCGCCGCCGGGCGACCGCGCCGCAGACGGGTCCGCGGACCGGCCCGCCGACCGCGCCGCCGACCGGCCGCCCCTGCGCCGCAGCAAGCGCGACAAGGTCCTCGCCGGCGTGTGCGGCGGCCTCGGCCGGTATTTCGACCTGGACCCGGCGATCTTCCGGATCGTGCTCGGCGTCCTCGCGGTCACCGGTGGCGTCGGCCTGATCTTCTACGGCTTCGCCTGGCTGCTGCTGCCCGTGGAGGGCGAGGACGACAGCGAGGCGAAGAAGCTGCTGACGGGCCGGGTCGAGGGCGCCACCCTGGCCGCGGTGTTCGCGGCCCTGGTCGGCTGCGCGCTGTTCCTGTCGATGCTGGACAACGGCGGACTGGCCGTGTTCTCCGTGCTGGTCATCCTGGCCCTCGGCGGGGCTTCGTACTGGTCGCAGCGCCGCCGCGCCGCCGCCGCCCCCGAGGCGGAGCCCCAGGCGGCGCACCGCCCGGGCCCGCCGGAGACCCAGGCTCCGCCCGTGCCCGGCGCCCCGTCCTGGTGGCGGGACCCGCTGGTCAAGGACGGCACCACCGGTCCCGTCGGGACCACGGGATACCTGTGGGGTCCGGACGACTCGGCCGAGGCGGCGGCGGACACCGCGGGCGGCAAGGCCGCGGCTGCGCCCGAGCGGCCCGCCGCCCCGAAGGTGCCGCGCGGCGGCATCGGCGGCCGGGTGTTCGTACTGGCCCTGCTGGCCGGGGGCGCCGCCACCGCCTCGGTCTGGCAGGGCAGCACCCTCTCGCACGCCCTGCAGATCGGGCTCGCCTCGGCCTTGGCGGTCTTCGGCCTCGGCCTCGCGGTCAGCTCGGTCAAGGGCCGCACCGGGTTCGGCACCGTGCTCCTCGCGATGATCACCGCCGGGCTGCTGGCCGGGGCCTCCGCGCTGCCCCGCGAGATCGGCACCGACTGGAAGGCCGTGGCATGGCGGCCGGCCGCCGTGGCCGACGTCAAACCCCTGTACACGGCGGGCACCGGGCTGGCCACGCTGGACCTGAGCCGGCTGGACGTGCCGAAGGGCACCACCCTGACCGTCCGCGCCGGCGTCGAGGCGGGCCGGCTCAAGGTGATCGTGCCCCGCGAGGTCACCGCGCAGGCCGATGTCTCGGTGAAGCTGGGCGACATCAGGCTGCCCGGGGACACCAGCCAGGACGTACGCATCAAGAGCGGCGGCGAAACCCAGCAGGCGACCCTCAAGCCGCCCGCCGGCACCGAGGCCGGGGGAACGATCGAGCTGCACCTGAACGCGGGTGTGGGACAGGTGGAGGTGGCCCGTGCGGCGTCATGA
- a CDS encoding class II aldolase/adducin family protein, with protein sequence MAQEPALAPPPVPVDRLRFSMPPVHTGPAEERAYRKERLAGALRLFGRLGYEEGVAGHASARDPEFRDCYWVNPFGQALSALTADDLLLVDGDGRVRQGDRRVNELAFAVHAAVHRARPEAVAVVHTHAPYGRALAALGELLAPISEEACAFYEDHALLDGFAGPQDAGRIARALGPYKALVLRNRGLLTVGDSVDAAAWWFVAAERAAQVQLIARAAGKPAAIDHRAALAARERFGSDLAAWVSYQPLRQTVAP encoded by the coding sequence ATGGCCCAGGAGCCCGCACTCGCACCCCCACCCGTCCCCGTGGACCGGCTGCGGTTCTCGATGCCGCCCGTGCACACCGGGCCGGCCGAGGAGCGCGCGTACCGCAAGGAGCGGCTCGCCGGGGCGCTGCGGCTGTTCGGCCGGCTCGGGTACGAGGAAGGGGTCGCCGGCCATGCCAGCGCGCGGGACCCGGAGTTCCGGGACTGCTACTGGGTGAACCCCTTCGGGCAGGCCCTGTCCGCACTCACCGCCGACGACCTGCTCCTCGTCGACGGGGACGGGCGCGTACGACAGGGGGACCGGCGGGTCAACGAACTGGCCTTCGCCGTGCACGCGGCCGTGCACCGGGCCCGCCCCGAGGCGGTCGCCGTGGTGCACACGCACGCCCCGTACGGCAGGGCGCTGGCCGCGCTGGGGGAGCTGCTCGCCCCGATCAGCGAGGAGGCCTGCGCCTTCTACGAGGACCACGCACTCCTGGACGGGTTCGCCGGTCCGCAGGACGCGGGGAGGATCGCCCGCGCCCTGGGCCCGTACAAGGCGCTGGTCCTGCGCAACCGCGGGCTGCTGACGGTCGGCGACTCCGTGGACGCGGCGGCCTGGTGGTTCGTCGCGGCGGAGCGCGCGGCGCAGGTGCAGCTGATCGCGCGGGCCGCCGGGAAGCCGGCGGCGATCGACCACCGCGCCGCCCTCGCCGCGCGGGAGCGTTTCGGCTCGGATCTCGCCGCGTGGGTCAGCTACCAGCCGCTCCGGCAGACCGTCGCGCCTTGA
- a CDS encoding DUF6879 family protein gives MARRLRFNGTGSGVNGCPAVHEDLDSGEVIVHGPPLTDPEDIARLRHLSPGEVPVVVPRELLVDFGPKEANRVPHIIDLDAFDRLFTRFEHVTWRLETRRRYASDEATETYAQFTRGEPVNWDGSNPEWCAERREQVALGKRFERVRIVDAPATPGQLYLLDNARRNSALGEDIRILRRGDAERLDLPEEDFWILDSRTVALLNFDEDDNFVDVELITEPAEVLRYAQVRDAASHYAVPYEVFEAK, from the coding sequence ATGGCGCGTCGACTGCGGTTCAACGGCACGGGCAGCGGGGTCAACGGGTGCCCGGCGGTCCACGAGGACCTGGACAGCGGTGAGGTCATCGTTCACGGACCGCCGCTCACCGACCCCGAGGACATCGCCCGGCTCCGGCACCTGTCGCCCGGAGAAGTGCCCGTCGTGGTTCCCCGTGAACTGCTGGTCGATTTCGGCCCGAAGGAGGCCAACCGCGTGCCGCACATCATCGACTTGGACGCGTTCGACCGGCTGTTCACGCGGTTCGAGCACGTGACGTGGCGCCTGGAGACCCGGCGCCGCTACGCGTCGGACGAGGCCACCGAGACCTACGCGCAGTTCACCCGGGGCGAGCCCGTGAACTGGGACGGGTCGAATCCGGAGTGGTGCGCCGAGCGCCGTGAACAAGTCGCCCTCGGCAAGCGGTTCGAGCGCGTGCGCATCGTCGACGCCCCGGCGACACCCGGGCAGCTCTACCTGCTCGACAACGCGCGCCGCAACAGCGCCCTCGGCGAGGACATCCGGATCCTGCGGCGCGGCGACGCCGAGCGGCTGGATCTTCCCGAGGAGGACTTCTGGATCCTCGACTCACGGACGGTCGCCCTGCTGAACTTCGACGAGGACGACAACTTCGTGGACGTCGAGCTCATCACGGAGCCGGCCGAGGTGCTCCGTTACGCCCAAGTGCGCGACGCGGCTTCGCACTACGCTGTCCCGTACGAGGTGTTCGAGGCCAAGTGA
- a CDS encoding DUF7848 domain-containing protein, whose translation MFRYVAHTIRHAPEGGITYEVICAAYRCGAESGPQDEQEAAQDWALRHTGRTGHDLFRRVFTDHARVTRTAEPSHDPNPVGRDGGGG comes from the coding sequence GTGTTCCGGTACGTGGCGCACACCATCCGGCACGCGCCGGAGGGCGGGATCACCTACGAGGTCATCTGCGCCGCGTACCGGTGCGGAGCGGAGTCGGGCCCGCAGGACGAGCAGGAGGCCGCGCAGGACTGGGCCCTGCGGCACACCGGGCGGACCGGCCACGACCTGTTCCGCCGGGTGTTCACCGACCACGCCCGGGTCACGCGGACGGCCGAGCCGTCTCACGATCCGAACCCGGTTGGCCGGGACGGGGGAGGAGGGTAA
- a CDS encoding DoxX family membrane protein: MTRTDVPSAAPAGLREQAARYALLPLRIFLGVTFVYAGLDKLTDSAFLSASGPGSIGELMHGVRDTSAIPALVDWALLSPVGFAVVLAIGELLVGLGVLAGLLTRIAATGGALISLSLWLTVSWQVSPYYYGNDLIYLMAWIPMILAGAPYLSLDSVIRSRRSRRTA; encoded by the coding sequence GTGACCCGAACTGATGTCCCTTCCGCCGCCCCGGCCGGACTGCGGGAACAGGCCGCCCGGTACGCCCTGCTGCCGCTGCGGATCTTCCTCGGCGTGACCTTCGTCTACGCGGGCCTGGACAAGCTGACCGACTCCGCGTTCCTGTCCGCCTCCGGCCCCGGCTCCATCGGCGAGCTGATGCACGGCGTGCGCGACACCTCCGCGATCCCCGCCCTGGTGGACTGGGCCCTGCTGTCGCCCGTCGGCTTCGCCGTGGTGCTCGCCATCGGAGAGCTCCTGGTGGGCCTCGGCGTCCTGGCCGGCCTGCTGACCCGGATCGCGGCCACCGGCGGAGCGCTGATCTCGCTCAGCCTGTGGCTCACGGTGTCCTGGCAGGTGTCCCCGTACTACTACGGCAACGACCTGATCTACCTGATGGCCTGGATCCCGATGATCCTGGCCGGTGCGCCCTACCTGTCGCTGGACTCGGTGATCCGGTCGCGCCGGTCCCGGCGTACGGCGTAG